The Deltaproteobacteria bacterium genome includes the window AGGCAACAACTCCGAGCCAATCCCAGGACAGTTTCAATATCTATATCGAAAAAATGGAACGTCCGTAACCCGGATGAACCGGAATTGAAGAATTTAGAATTGAGGAATCCAGGAACTTGCCTCGCCGGCAGGCGGGTTGGCGGAAATTCATGTAATCCCTCAATCCCCTAATCCCTCAATCGCTTAATCCTTCAATTCGTTAATTCCTCAATCCCTGAATCCCTAAATTAGATCCTATACTCATAAACCGAGTTTGGCAAGGCGTTCGCTTATCGCGGCGGCTTTTTCGGACGGCACGTACGGGAGGATTTGCCCCACATTTTCTCCTTTCATTTTGGAAAGCACAGCAATAATGATTTCCATCTCAAGCTTTTCTATAAGGGCGGCAGCTTTTTTCGGAGGCATTGTCGTATATATCTTGATCAGGTGCTTGATCCTTTTGTCTTGAAGGATCTTCTTTTCGTCGAGTTTGCTCTGTATGGCATCCTGTATTTTCGTTAATTTGACAAACTTTTCATCGAGTTCCTGTTTCAGCGCTTCTATCCGTTTCCGTTCCTCTTTGAGCCGTTCTCCTTCTTTCTCCAGTTGAGCGCGTTTCTGTTCAAGGGTTTCCGGAGTTATTACGGTCTTTGCCGCACCCGCCTTGAAGTACTTGTCAATATCTTGATTGATCCCTTTCAAGTGGGCTTCAAGCGAGGCGATCTCCTTCTGGAGCTCGGTCAGGTCTGGCACATCAGGAGGCGCTTGGCTCGCTGTGTCTGGCGGTGGCCCTGATGTCCGATTCTCTGTGCGGCTTGCCTTATCATCCTTTGCCAACGCTGCAGCACTTTCCCAAATAGGCGCTGAAAGAGTGGGGTTTTTTGTGCATACAAATATGGTGGTCAAGCCTAACTTGACAATAAGAAAGCACAACAGTGTTATCAATGCATAAGATCTTATGGGTGAGCGTTTACTGCTCATACTATTTGCCTTCCCTTAAAACTCACACGAGCCTCGCCTCAGGCTGACAAGTTCATCTGCCGCCTTTTGTTCTGCCCGGTTAATCCTTTGCAGATGCTTTGTGTATTCGCTTTGCCTTACCCACTCCAGAGTCTCTTTCTTGATCCGTTCGGCTTCAGCAGCCTGGTGCTTTTCTTTAACTGTTCTGCCGATCCCGACCAAACGTTCGTTTTCGGATTCAATCCTATCGCTCAATCCTTGCAAATAGTCAGTATAGATTCGATATCGACTCGCCTTCATCCCTTCTGCCTGTCGAGAGTCAAGCTCAGTTGCGGCATCCTTTTTGCTCTGCTGCATTTCCTGGATTCTTTTCTTGGTCTCAAAAAGGTCCTGTTTTGCCCTGGCCAGCTCTATCAGGGCGAGCCGTTCAAGGTATTGTCTATATCGAATGACAGGTTCAAGCTTGAATTTAAACCGCTTCATGATCGACGTCTTCAAACAACTTCTTCAACCTCCTGATTCCGACTTCAAATGATACCTTTTCAGTAATGTCTTGCCTCAGAAATGCATTAATCCTTTCAATCATCTTTTTGGCATAATCTATCTTTGGGTCACTGCCATCCACATAGGCGCCGATCGATATGAGATCTTCGACATCACGATACGTGGCCATGATCTCCGTGACCTTCCGGAAAAGTTTCATATGTTGTGGATCAACAATCTCCCTCATGACCCTGCTGACACTGGCAAGGACGTCTATGGCTGGGTAATAACCTCTATTTGCCAGATTCCTTGAAAGCACGATATGGCCGTCCACAACCGAGCGGACTGCATCTCCCACCGGATCATTCATATCATCGCCTTCCACCAGAACGGTATATATGCCCGTTATGGCTCCCTTGCCCTCAATGCTTCCCGCGCGTTCAAGAAGCTTGGGGAGCTGGGCAAAAAAAGATGGGGTATAACCTCTTACTGTGGGGGGTTCTCCAACAGCCAGGCCAATATCGCGTGAAGACATTGCAAATCTTGTAATGGAGTCCATGACCAAAAGCACGTCCATGCTCCGATCCCTGAAGTATTCCGCAAGGGTGGTCGCCATGTGCGCCCCACGCATTCTAATCAATGGAGACATATCAGAAGTTACCGCCACAACAATAGATTTCCGCAGCCCTTCCTGGCCGAGAGTCTGTTCAACAAAGTCCTTTACTTCCCGCCCCCGTTCTCCAATCATGGCAACAACGCTAACGTCGGCCTTGGTATGTCGCGCCATCATCCCCATGAGAACACTTTTGCCGACACCTGAGCCCGACATTATTGCCACCCGCTGCCCCTTGCCAATCGTTATCAGAGT containing:
- the fliJ gene encoding flagellar export protein FliJ, giving the protein MKRFKFKLEPVIRYRQYLERLALIELARAKQDLFETKKRIQEMQQSKKDAATELDSRQAEGMKASRYRIYTDYLQGLSDRIESENERLVGIGRTVKEKHQAAEAERIKKETLEWVRQSEYTKHLQRINRAEQKAADELVSLRRGSCEF
- a CDS encoding FliI/YscN family ATPase translates to MNWNQYVDAVNSSRCITAEGRVVKVTGLIAEGHGPGMGVGCTCSIRNAEGEDVLGEVVGFKDRRIMLMPYGEMRGISPGCKIVLVHERPYVPVGDAYLGRVVNGFGEPIDGRGPIPSTIHYPLYGQVINPMNRRCIAEVADVGIGALNTLITIGKGQRVAIMSGSGVGKSVLMGMMARHTKADVSVVAMIGERGREVKDFVEQTLGQEGLRKSIVVAVTSDMSPLIRMRGAHMATTLAEYFRDRSMDVLLVMDSITRFAMSSRDIGLAVGEPPTVRGYTPSFFAQLPKLLERAGSIEGKGAITGIYTVLVEGDDMNDPVGDAVRSVVDGHIVLSRNLANRGYYPAIDVLASVSRVMREIVDPQHMKLFRKVTEIMATYRDVEDLISIGAYVDGSDPKIDYAKKMIERINAFLRQDITEKVSFEVGIRRLKKLFEDVDHEAV